Proteins co-encoded in one Camelus bactrianus isolate YW-2024 breed Bactrian camel chromosome 6, ASM4877302v1, whole genome shotgun sequence genomic window:
- the ADSS1 gene encoding adenylosuccinate synthetase isozyme 1 isoform X2 — protein MSGTRASNDRPPGAGGVKRGRLQHEAATTGSRVTVVLGAQWGDEGKGKVVDLLATDADIISRCQGGNNAGHTVVVDGKEYDFHLLPSGIINTKAVSFIGNGVVVHLPGLFEEAEKNEKKGLKDWEKRLIISDRAHLVFDFHQAVDGLQEVQRQAQEGKNIGTTRKGIGPAYSSKAARTGLRICDLLSDFDEFSSRFKNLAHQHQCMFPTLEIDVEGQLKRLKGFAERIRPMVRDGVYFMYEALHGPPKKILVEGANAALLDIDFGTYPFVTSSNCTVGGVCTGLGIPPQNIGEVYGVVKAYTTRVGIGAFPTEQINEIGDLLQSRGHEWGVTTGRKRRCGWLDLMILRYAHMVNGFTALALTKLDILDALDEIKVGISYKLSGKRIPYFPANQEILQKVEVEYETLPGWKADTTGARKWEDLPPQAQSYIRFVENHVGVAVKWVGVGKSRDSMIQLF, from the exons ATGTCGGGGACCCGAGCCTCCAACGACCGGCCCCCCGGCGCGGGCGGTGTCAAGCGGGGGCGGCTGCAGCACGAGGCGGCGACGACCGGCTCCCGGGTGACTGTGGTGCTCGGCGCGCAGTGGGGGGACGAGGGCAAAGGCAAGGTGGTGGACCTGCTGGCCACGGACGCCGACATCATCAGCCGCTGCCAG GGGGGCAACAACGCTGGCCACACGGTGGTGGTGGACGGCAAGGAGTATGACTTCCACCTGCTGCCCAGTGGCATCATCAACACCAAGGCCGTGTCCTTCATCG GCAACGGGGTGGTTGTCCACTTACCAGGCTTGTtcgaagaagcagaaaaaaacgAGAAGAAAG GCCTGAAAGACTGGGAGAAGAGACTCATTATCTCTGACCGCGCCCACCTCG TGTTCGATTTTCACCAGGCAGTGGACGGGCTCCAGGAGGTGCAGCGGCAGGCCCAGGAGGGGAAGAA CATCGGCACCACCAGGAAGGGGATCGGCCCAGCTTACTCATCCAAAGCGGCCCGCACAGGCCTCCGCATCTGCGACCTCCTATCGGACTTTGACGAATTTTCCAGCCG ATTCAAGAACTTGGCCCATCAGCACCAGTGCATGTTCCCCACTTTGGAGATAGACGTGGAAGGTCAACTCAAAAGGCTGAAG GGCTTTGCCGAGCGGATCCGACCCATGGTCCGAGACGGTGTTTACTTTATGTACGAGGCGCTCCACGGCCCCCCCAAGAAAATTCTCGTGGAAGGTGCCAATGCAGCCCTCCTAGACATTGACTTTG GGACCTACCCCTTTGTGACGTCATCCAACTGCACAGTGGGAGGCGTGTGCACCGGTCTGGGCATCCCCCCCCAGAACATAGGCGAAGTCTACGGTGTGGTGAAGGCCTACACCACTCGCGTGGGCATCGGGGCCTTCCCCACCGAGCAGATCAAC GAGATCGGGGACCTGCTGCAGAGCCGCGGCCACGAGTGGGGCGTGACCACTGGCCGGAAGAGGCGCTGCGGCTGGTTGGACCTGATGATCCTGAGATACGCCCACATGGTCAACGGATTCACCGC GCTGGCCTTAACGAAGCTGGACATCCTGGATGCCCTGGACGAGATCAAAGTCGGCATCTCATACAAGCTGAGCGGGAAGCGCATCCCCTACTTCCCAG CTAACCAGGAGATACTGCAGAAGGTGGAGGTGGAATATGAaacactgcctgggtggaaggcAGACACCACGGGCGCCAGGAAGTGGGAAGACCTCCCCCCGCAGGCCCAGAGCTACATCCGGTTCGTGGAGAACCATGTCGGAGTGGCAG TGAAATGGGTTGGTGTCGGCAAGTCAAGAGATTCGATGATCCAGCTGTTTTAG
- the ADSS1 gene encoding adenylosuccinate synthetase isozyme 1 isoform X1: MSGTRASNDRPPGAGGVKRGRLQHEAATTGSRVTVVLGAQWGDEGKGKVVDLLATDADIISRCQGGNNAGHTVVVDGKEYDFHLLPSGIINTKAVSFIGNGVVVHLPGLFEEAEKNEKKGLKDWEKRLIISDRAHLVFDFHQAVDGLQEVQRQAQEGKNIGTTRKGIGPAYSSKAARTGLRICDLLSDFDEFSSRFKNLAHQHQCMFPTLEIDVEGQLKRLKGFAERIRPMVRDGVYFMYEALHGPPKKILVEGANAALLDIDFGTYPFVTSSNCTVGGVCTGLGIPPQNIGEVYGVVKAYTTRVGIGAFPTEQINEIGDLLQSRGHEWGVTTGRKRRCGWLDLMILRYAHMVNGFTALALTKLDILDALDEIKVGISYKLSGKRIPYFPANQEILQKVEVEYETLPGWKADTTGARKWEDLPPQAQSYIREMGWCRQVKRFDDPAVLDEDRAESSRTQQVPIPT, translated from the exons ATGTCGGGGACCCGAGCCTCCAACGACCGGCCCCCCGGCGCGGGCGGTGTCAAGCGGGGGCGGCTGCAGCACGAGGCGGCGACGACCGGCTCCCGGGTGACTGTGGTGCTCGGCGCGCAGTGGGGGGACGAGGGCAAAGGCAAGGTGGTGGACCTGCTGGCCACGGACGCCGACATCATCAGCCGCTGCCAG GGGGGCAACAACGCTGGCCACACGGTGGTGGTGGACGGCAAGGAGTATGACTTCCACCTGCTGCCCAGTGGCATCATCAACACCAAGGCCGTGTCCTTCATCG GCAACGGGGTGGTTGTCCACTTACCAGGCTTGTtcgaagaagcagaaaaaaacgAGAAGAAAG GCCTGAAAGACTGGGAGAAGAGACTCATTATCTCTGACCGCGCCCACCTCG TGTTCGATTTTCACCAGGCAGTGGACGGGCTCCAGGAGGTGCAGCGGCAGGCCCAGGAGGGGAAGAA CATCGGCACCACCAGGAAGGGGATCGGCCCAGCTTACTCATCCAAAGCGGCCCGCACAGGCCTCCGCATCTGCGACCTCCTATCGGACTTTGACGAATTTTCCAGCCG ATTCAAGAACTTGGCCCATCAGCACCAGTGCATGTTCCCCACTTTGGAGATAGACGTGGAAGGTCAACTCAAAAGGCTGAAG GGCTTTGCCGAGCGGATCCGACCCATGGTCCGAGACGGTGTTTACTTTATGTACGAGGCGCTCCACGGCCCCCCCAAGAAAATTCTCGTGGAAGGTGCCAATGCAGCCCTCCTAGACATTGACTTTG GGACCTACCCCTTTGTGACGTCATCCAACTGCACAGTGGGAGGCGTGTGCACCGGTCTGGGCATCCCCCCCCAGAACATAGGCGAAGTCTACGGTGTGGTGAAGGCCTACACCACTCGCGTGGGCATCGGGGCCTTCCCCACCGAGCAGATCAAC GAGATCGGGGACCTGCTGCAGAGCCGCGGCCACGAGTGGGGCGTGACCACTGGCCGGAAGAGGCGCTGCGGCTGGTTGGACCTGATGATCCTGAGATACGCCCACATGGTCAACGGATTCACCGC GCTGGCCTTAACGAAGCTGGACATCCTGGATGCCCTGGACGAGATCAAAGTCGGCATCTCATACAAGCTGAGCGGGAAGCGCATCCCCTACTTCCCAG CTAACCAGGAGATACTGCAGAAGGTGGAGGTGGAATATGAaacactgcctgggtggaaggcAGACACCACGGGCGCCAGGAAGTGGGAAGACCTCCCCCCGCAGGCCCAGAGCTACATCCG TGAAATGGGTTGGTGTCGGCAAGTCAAGAGATTCGATGATCCAGCTGTTTTAGACGAAGACAGAGCTGAATCCAGCAGGACACAGCAGGTCCCCATTCCCACATAG